Below is a genomic region from Deinococcus sp. YIM 77859.
CGGCGAGTACGCGCGGACCCTGGGGCCTCTCGCGTTCCCCTGGGGAGCGCTGGGCTACGCCTGGCTGCCCACCCCGGTCGTGCAGGTCGCGGACCTGGGCGGCGTGAGCCTCCTCAGCCTGCTGGTCACCGGGACAGCCGCGGCGCTGGCCGCGCTCACAGCGGCGCGGCGCCTTCCGCTGGTGGGGATGCTCGGCCTGCTGGTCCTCGCCACGGTCTACGGCACTACACGGGCAGAACCTCCTCGCCCGAACCGTACGGCCTTGATTGTGCAGGGCGCCATGCCCCCCCTGGACAAGGCGGTGAGCCGTCAAGGCACGGAGCTGGACGTGTACCTGACCCTCACCCGGCGTGCCTTGCCGGACGGCGCGGTGGACCTGATCGTGTGGCCCGAGAGCGCCTCCCCGCGCCCACCCTCGGACCCCAGTACACGCGCGGCCCTGACGGATCTGCTCGCACCGCTGGTGACCGGCGCCCCCACCTGGGGACAGGGCGCGTACTGGAACAGCGCCTACGCAGTGGATGGGGGAGTCACCGGCCGCTACGACAAGGTGCACCCGGTGCCCTTCGGGGAGTTCTTTCCGTGGCGGCAGGCACTCGCATTCGCGTACACGCCGGTCCTCGGCGCGCTCGGCCTGCCGGACCTGTGGGGTGTCACGCCCGGCACCTCCTACTGGCCCCTGACCCTCCAGCACCTGCGCGTGGGCGCGTACATCTCCTACGAGTCCGTGTTCGGGCAGGCGGCCCGGACACTGACGGCGAACGGTGCTCATGTGCTCGCCCACCTCTCCAACGACGCGTGGTTCGACAGAACGAACGGCAAGGAGCAGCACTTCCAGATGGGGCGCCTGCGTGCCATCGAAACGCGCCGGTACGTGCTGCGCGCGAGCAACGACGGCATCAGCGGTGTGGTTGACCCGCTCGGCCGAGTGACGGCGCGCTTCCCGGAAGGCCAGCGGGGCACGTACCGCGCTCCTTTCGACGAGCGGACGGACCGGACGCCGTTCGTGCGCTGGGGGGACTGGCCGGTGGGGGCCGCCGCACTGGCGTGGGCGATCTCGCTGTTCTCCCGCCGCCTGAACACAGGAGGCGGAGATGCAGAACGGGAAACGGAGCCCACGTGAAGTGTTTGAGGATCACCTGCACCTGGCCAACAAGGGGAACTTCGAGGAGGACCTGAGGCGCAACTACGCGGCGGACGTGGTGGTGCTCACGGGATTCGGCCACTCACGCGCTGACCGGGTCGCGCCGTTCACGGAGTCCCCGCCTCTCCCCGCCAGCGCAGCAGCCGGAGCGCGTTGGCGGTGACGAGGGCGGTCGCGCCCGTGTCGGCCAGAATGGCCATCCACAGGTTGGTGTACCCCAGCAGCGTGGTGAGCAGGAAGACAGCCTTGAGACCCAAGGCGAGAGCCACATTTTGCCGAATATTCCCCAGGGCTGCCCGCGAGAGGCCAATCAGGTCCGCAACGCCCGTGACGCGCCCGTGCAGCAGGGCCGCGTCTGCCGTCTCCAGGGCCACGTCCGTGCCGCCGCCCATGGCGATCCCTACGTCTGCCTGTGCCAAAGCGGGCGCGTCATTGATGCCGTCTCCCACCATGGCCACCCCTCCCTGCGCCTGCAAGGCGCGCACAACCTGGAGCTTGTCTTCCGGCCGCAGCCCCGCCTGAACGCCCAGTTTGAGCGGGGCGGCGATCGCCTCCGCCGTGCGCGCGTTGTCCCCGGTCAGCAGGACGGGCCGCACACCCAGCGCCCGCAAGCGCTCAAGAGCCTGGCGCGCGTCCGGCCGCGCCTCATCCCGCAGCGCGAGCAGGCCCAGTCCCCGCTCTGCGTCCGCCAGCAGGACCGTTGTCTTGCCCTCGCCCTCCAGCTGGCTCACCTGCGCGCGGGCCTCTGCCGAAAGCCAGCCCTGTTCCTCCGCGTGGGTGGGGGAGACGACGTACAGTGCGCGCCCATCCACTCGGGCCCAGACTCCCCGGCCCGCGAGCGCCTGCCCGTCCTGCGCCGCTGGAAGATCGAGCCCCCACTGCTCCGCACGTTCCACGATCGCCTGCGCGAGGGGATGGTCACTACTTCCCTCCACGGCCGCTGCCAGGCGCAGAATGTCCCGTTCGTCGAGGGTCGTCAGTGGCCGTATGTCGGTCACCACCGGTCGTCCCGCGGTCAGCGTCCCCGTCTTGTCCAAGGCGACGGTTCGTACCCGCCCCAGCGTTTCCAGCGCCGCGCCGCCCTTGACGAGCAGGCCCTGGCGCGTGCCCGCCGCCACCGCGCTGGTGATCGCGGCGGGGACCGACAGCACGAGCGCGCATGGGCAGCCGATCAGGAGCAGGCTCAGGCCCCGGTACAGCCAGGTGTGCGCGTCTCCGCCTGCCAATAGGGGTGGCAGCGTGGCGACGGCCAGGCTCAGGGCCACCACCAGCGGTGTGTAGCTCCGGCTAAAGCGGTCGATTAAACGCGCCGTGGGCGCCTTGCTCTGTTCCGCCTCCTCGACGAGATGGAGGATGCGCGCGAGGGTGTTCTCGCTCGCCTCACGGTCTACCCGTACGGTGAGGGTGCCCCTTCCATTCACGCTGCCCGCGTAGACGTGCTCTCCTGCGCCCCGCTCCACCGGCACGCTTTCGCCCGTCACCGGGCTCTCGTCCAGCGCCGACTCTCCCGCCTCGATCACCCCATCGGCCGGTACGCGTGCCCCGGGCCGCACCTGCACCCGCTGCCCGGGCCGCAGGCTGGTCGCGGCGACCTCCTGCACCTTCCCGCCCACGAGCAGCAGGGCCGTGCGCGGTGTCAGCTCCATGAGCGCCCGCACGCCCGCCCGCGCCCGACCAGCCGCCACGCCCTCCAGCAGTTCCCCCACCGCAAAGAAGAACACGACCACCGCGCCTTCGGCGGCCTCCCCGATCAGGAGGGCGCCCAGCGCGGCCAACGTGACCAGCGTACTCATCGAAAAGGGTTCCCCCAGCCGCGCCGCCGCCATAGCCCGCCGCGCCAGCGGCCAGGTCCCCAGCAGAGTCGCCGCCACGTACCCCCACTGTCCTGCACCCGGCCACCTCAGCGAGAGCAGCCACGCGCCCAGCAGCAGTGCGCCGCTTGTCAGCACCAGACGCCCCTGCCTGCTCGTGGACTAGGACGGGACGGCAGGAGACGCGCCGGACGCCATCCTGGGCTCGGCCAGCGTGTGTGGCACGTACCCCAACGCCCGAAGCTGACCCTCGAGCACGGCGCGGGGTGTCTGGTGTTCATCCAGGCGCAGCCGCAGAACCTGCGTACTGAAGTTCGACTGCACGTCCTGTGCCCCCGGAAGCTGTGCCACCGCCCGCTCGACCTTCTGCACGCAGGACGCACAGTCCATGCCCTCCACGACGTACCTCAGTTCGGAGAGCACAGGAACAGGCTGGCTTGGCATGCCCCCATAATACCTGAGTCAATGCTCAGATATCACCGCCACCAGAGCCGGCGAATATATACAAAGGAGGCATTCCAAGGCAAGTCTGCTGACCCGCCCCCTCATCCCCCCACCGACCCCAGCGCATGCACCGTTGGCCGCGTCTGCACGTACAGATCGCGGTACAGGCCGTACAGCCGGTCGTAGGTTGCCTTGAGGTGGGGGTTGGGGTGAATGGTGTCAGCGAGGCGAACCCAGCGGTTCAGGTCCGCTCGGGTCAGGCGGCCCGCGGCCAGGCCTGCCAGAAAGGCGTCACCATAGCTCGCCCCGACCGTCACCTCGGGAAGTTCCTGGGTCTCGCCGGTGATGTCGCTGACGATCTGCAGCCAAGTTCGTCCCCGAACGCCGCCGCCGACCGCCACCAGACGCCGCACCTGCGCGCCCAGGTCGCGAAACGCCTCGATGTTGTGCCGAATGCCGTACCCCACGCCCTCGAGCACGGCGCGAAACAGGTGAGCGCGGGTGTGCGCGAGCGTCAAGCCCGCGAGCACGCCCCGGGCCCGAGGGTCATTGAGAGGGGTTCGCTCGCCGCTGAAGTACGGCAGCAGAAGCAGGCCCTCCGCGCCGGGGGAGAGCTGCGCGGCCTGGGCAAACAGCGTGTGGTAGGCCTCCTCGGTTGGGGCTTCGCGTGCCAACTCGTCCGCGAACCAGCGGGTCAGGCTTCCGGTGGTGCTCATGCCCGCGGCCAGGTTGTGCTGACCGGCAAAGGCGCCGCCCACCGTCCAGACCCGCGGGTCAGGCGTCGGAGCCTCCT
It encodes:
- the lnt gene encoding apolipoprotein N-acyltransferase gives rise to the protein MNSVLRSGAAGLALAFTSVPFAWSWLAPLPLAVLFFELSRARSRRAAFRLAFVAGTAFFGVHLAWLFTSFTRLFGPLGGVLTLLVVPLLALTWALVAALARTPWPLRTLTVLPFAWVLGEYARTLGPLAFPWGALGYAWLPTPVVQVADLGGVSLLSLLVTGTAAALAALTAARRLPLVGMLGLLVLATVYGTTRAEPPRPNRTALIVQGAMPPLDKAVSRQGTELDVYLTLTRRALPDGAVDLIVWPESASPRPPSDPSTRAALTDLLAPLVTGAPTWGQGAYWNSAYAVDGGVTGRYDKVHPVPFGEFFPWRQALAFAYTPVLGALGLPDLWGVTPGTSYWPLTLQHLRVGAYISYESVFGQAARTLTANGAHVLAHLSNDAWFDRTNGKEQHFQMGRLRAIETRRYVLRASNDGISGVVDPLGRVTARFPEGQRGTYRAPFDERTDRTPFVRWGDWPVGAAALAWAISLFSRRLNTGGGDAERETEPT
- a CDS encoding FGGY-family carbohydrate kinase, producing the protein MAGVALSAIGPTLLPLDREGRPLRPGILYGVDTRAGAQIAALEAEIGAERLLAHSGMALSSQATGPKIRWLREHEPEVWAQTQTLTTASSYLTYRLTGRHVMDHHTAAHAMPLYDPGRRAWTAAFAPLVLGERGLELLPDLAWSDELAGHVTPQAAAQTGLRAETPVAVGTVDALSEAISVGAVHPGDLMVMYGSTTFFVLVQEAPTPDPRVWTVGGAFAGQHNLAAGMSTTGSLTRWFADELAREAPTEEAYHTLFAQAAQLSPGAEGLLLLPYFSGERTPLNDPRARGVLAGLTLAHTRAHLFRAVLEGVGYGIRHNIEAFRDLGAQVRRLVAVGGGVRGRTWLQIVSDITGETQELPEVTVGASYGDAFLAGLAAGRLTRADLNRWVRLADTIHPNPHLKATYDRLYGLYRDLYVQTRPTVHALGSVGG